The following are encoded together in the Peromyscus leucopus breed LL Stock chromosome 1, UCI_PerLeu_2.1, whole genome shotgun sequence genome:
- the LOC114697570 gene encoding calcitonin gene-related peptide 2-like isoform X3, protein MRTPHPQDQRIRDQDSGDKASTAEWCVLFSSGRFALDVRCANARVTSGPFFSFYRDTMGFWKFFPFLALSSMWILCLASSLQAAPLGSALESNLDLATLSEQEKRLLLAALVQNYYELMEARKLEQEEQEAESSSITPQKKSCNTATCVTHRLAGLLSRSGGVVKDNFVPTNVGSKAFGRRRRDLQY, encoded by the exons ATgaggaccccccacccccaagaccaGAGAATAAGAGACCAGGACTCTGGGGACAAGGCATCTACAGCCGAGTGGTGTGTGCTCTTCTCCAGTGGACGCTTCGCTCTGGACGTTCGCTGTGCCAACGCTCGGGTTACCAG TGGACCATTCTTCTCTTTTTACAGAGACACCATGGGCTTCTGGAAGTTCTTTCCCTTTCTGGCTCTCAGCAGCATGTGGATCCTGTGCCTGGCCAGCAGCCTCCAGGCAGCACCTCTCGG gtcagccttggagagcaacctAGACCTGGCTACCCTCAGCGAACAGGAAAAGCGACTTCTGCTGGCTGCACTGGTGCAGAACTACTACGAGCTGATGGAGGCcaggaagctggagcaggaggagcaggaggctgagagctCCAG CATCACTCCCCAGAAGAAATCCTGCAACACTGCCACCTGTGTGACCCACCGGCTAGCGGGCTTGCTGAGCAGGTCAGGGGGTGTGGTGAAGGACAACTTCGTGCCCACCAATGTGGGCTCTAAAGCCTTTGGCCGCCGCCGCAGGGACCTTCAGTACTGA
- the LOC114697570 gene encoding calcitonin gene-related peptide 2-like isoform X2: MRTPHPQDQRIRDQDSGDKASTAEWCVLFSSGRFALDVRCANARVTRDTMGFWKFFPFLALSSMWILCLASSLQAAPLGSALESNLDLATLSEQEKRLLLAALVQNYYELMEARKLEQEEQEAESSSYGNKQHAKNQISSSEMMLPMLFLASASITPQKKSCNTATCVTHRLAGLLSRSGGVVKDNFVPTNVGSKAFGRRRRDLQY, translated from the exons ATgaggaccccccacccccaagaccaGAGAATAAGAGACCAGGACTCTGGGGACAAGGCATCTACAGCCGAGTGGTGTGTGCTCTTCTCCAGTGGACGCTTCGCTCTGGACGTTCGCTGTGCCAACGCTCGGGTTACCAG AGACACCATGGGCTTCTGGAAGTTCTTTCCCTTTCTGGCTCTCAGCAGCATGTGGATCCTGTGCCTGGCCAGCAGCCTCCAGGCAGCACCTCTCGG gtcagccttggagagcaacctAGACCTGGCTACCCTCAGCGAACAGGAAAAGCGACTTCTGCTGGCTGCACTGGTGCAGAACTACTACGAGCTGATGGAGGCcaggaagctggagcaggaggagcaggaggctgagagctCCAG CTATGGCAACAAGCAGCATGCTAAGAACCAGATAAGTTCTTCTGAGATGATGCTGCCAATGCTGTTCTTAGCTTCAGCAAG CATCACTCCCCAGAAGAAATCCTGCAACACTGCCACCTGTGTGACCCACCGGCTAGCGGGCTTGCTGAGCAGGTCAGGGGGTGTGGTGAAGGACAACTTCGTGCCCACCAATGTGGGCTCTAAAGCCTTTGGCCGCCGCCGCAGGGACCTTCAGTACTGA
- the LOC114697570 gene encoding calcitonin-like isoform X4 — protein MRTPHPQDQRIRDQDSGDKASTAEWCVLFSSGRFALDVRCANARVTSGPFFSFYRDTMGFWKFFPFLALSSMWILCLASSLQAAPLGSALESNLDLATLSEQEKRLLLAALVQNYYELMEARKLEQEEQEAESSSLHRRQRFRCHERDSYRLDTLRFCFLLKTLGKGNEEM, from the exons ATgaggaccccccacccccaagaccaGAGAATAAGAGACCAGGACTCTGGGGACAAGGCATCTACAGCCGAGTGGTGTGTGCTCTTCTCCAGTGGACGCTTCGCTCTGGACGTTCGCTGTGCCAACGCTCGGGTTACCAG TGGACCATTCTTCTCTTTTTACAGAGACACCATGGGCTTCTGGAAGTTCTTTCCCTTTCTGGCTCTCAGCAGCATGTGGATCCTGTGCCTGGCCAGCAGCCTCCAGGCAGCACCTCTCGG gtcagccttggagagcaacctAGACCTGGCTACCCTCAGCGAACAGGAAAAGCGACTTCTGCTGGCTGCACTGGTGCAGAACTACTACGAGCTGATGGAGGCcaggaagctggagcaggaggagcaggaggctgagagctCCAG CCTCCATAGACGACAGAGGTTCCGGTGCCACGAGAGGGACTCATACCGGTTAGACACgttaagattttgttttctcctgaaaaCTCTTGGGAAAGGAAATGAGGAGATGTAG
- the LOC114697570 gene encoding calcitonin gene-related peptide 2-like isoform X1 produces MRTPHPQDQRIRDQDSGDKASTAEWCVLFSSGRFALDVRCANARVTSGPFFSFYRDTMGFWKFFPFLALSSMWILCLASSLQAAPLGSALESNLDLATLSEQEKRLLLAALVQNYYELMEARKLEQEEQEAESSSYGNKQHAKNQISSSEMMLPMLFLASASITPQKKSCNTATCVTHRLAGLLSRSGGVVKDNFVPTNVGSKAFGRRRRDLQY; encoded by the exons ATgaggaccccccacccccaagaccaGAGAATAAGAGACCAGGACTCTGGGGACAAGGCATCTACAGCCGAGTGGTGTGTGCTCTTCTCCAGTGGACGCTTCGCTCTGGACGTTCGCTGTGCCAACGCTCGGGTTACCAG TGGACCATTCTTCTCTTTTTACAGAGACACCATGGGCTTCTGGAAGTTCTTTCCCTTTCTGGCTCTCAGCAGCATGTGGATCCTGTGCCTGGCCAGCAGCCTCCAGGCAGCACCTCTCGG gtcagccttggagagcaacctAGACCTGGCTACCCTCAGCGAACAGGAAAAGCGACTTCTGCTGGCTGCACTGGTGCAGAACTACTACGAGCTGATGGAGGCcaggaagctggagcaggaggagcaggaggctgagagctCCAG CTATGGCAACAAGCAGCATGCTAAGAACCAGATAAGTTCTTCTGAGATGATGCTGCCAATGCTGTTCTTAGCTTCAGCAAG CATCACTCCCCAGAAGAAATCCTGCAACACTGCCACCTGTGTGACCCACCGGCTAGCGGGCTTGCTGAGCAGGTCAGGGGGTGTGGTGAAGGACAACTTCGTGCCCACCAATGTGGGCTCTAAAGCCTTTGGCCGCCGCCGCAGGGACCTTCAGTACTGA
- the LOC114697570 gene encoding calcitonin gene-related peptide 2-like isoform X5, producing MRTPHPQDQRIRDQDSGDKASTAEWCVLFSSGRFALDVRCANARVTSGPFFSFYRDTMGFWKFFPFLALSSMWILCLASSLQAAPLGSALESNLDLATLSEQEKRLLLAALVQNYYELMEARKLEQEEQEAESSRCCLCDPCLETDQLWSRFSTPQGKACFDLHPP from the exons ATgaggaccccccacccccaagaccaGAGAATAAGAGACCAGGACTCTGGGGACAAGGCATCTACAGCCGAGTGGTGTGTGCTCTTCTCCAGTGGACGCTTCGCTCTGGACGTTCGCTGTGCCAACGCTCGGGTTACCAG TGGACCATTCTTCTCTTTTTACAGAGACACCATGGGCTTCTGGAAGTTCTTTCCCTTTCTGGCTCTCAGCAGCATGTGGATCCTGTGCCTGGCCAGCAGCCTCCAGGCAGCACCTCTCGG gtcagccttggagagcaacctAGACCTGGCTACCCTCAGCGAACAGGAAAAGCGACTTCTGCTGGCTGCACTGGTGCAGAACTACTACGAGCTGATGGAGGCcaggaagctggagcaggaggagcaggaggctgagagctCCAG ATGCTGCCTGTGTGACCCATGCCTGGAAACAGACCAACTCTGGTCCCGCTTCAGCACTCCCCAAGGAAAAGCATGTTTTGACCTGCATCCCCCTTGA